CACCGTCCTCAGCGGCCGGTGAAGGCGGCCTTCCCCGGGCCCTGCTCGACGAACGATGTCATCCCGATCCGGCGGTCGTCGGTGGCGAAGAGGGCCGCGAACTGCTGACGCTCGATCGCCAGCCCGGTCGGGAGGTCGACCTCGAGACCCGTGTCGATGGTCTCCTTGGCCGCCCGGAGGGCATAGGTCGCGGCCCCGGTGAACTGCCGCGCCCAGGCCACCGCCTCGTCGTACACCGAGGTCGCGGGTACGACGCGGTCGACGAGGCCGATCGCCAAGGCCTCCTCGGCCTTCACGAAGCGGCCGGTGAAGATGATGTCCTTGGCCCGGCTCGGGCCGACCAGGCGGGTCAGCCGCTGCGTGCCGCCGGCGCCGGGGATGATCCCGAGCAGGATCTCGGGCTGTCCGAGGACGGCGTCGTCGGCCGCGAACCGCACGTCGGCGCACAGGGCCAGCTCGCAGCCGCCGCCGAGCGCGTAACCGGTGACCGCGGCGACCACCGGCTTCGGGATGGCGGCGACGCTGCTGAACGCCGACTGGAGCTTCCCGGAGCGCTCGACCATGTCGACGTACGACATCTCGGCCATCTCCTTGACGTCGGCACCGGCCGCGAAGACCCGCTCCCCGCCGTAGACGACGACGGCCTTGACGTCGTCGCGGGCCGCCGCTTCGGTGGCGGCCGCCCGGATCTCCTCCTGCATCTGGGCGTTCAGGGCGTTCATCTTGGGCCGGTCGAGCCGCAGGGTGGCCACGCCCCCGTCGACCTCGAGTCGTACGAACTCCGCCATGGTGCCTTCTTTCGCCGTCGGGGTGGTCTCGACTCCGCTCGACCACCGAATGCTCCGCTCGACCACCGAATGGGCCGCGCGACCACCGAATGGGCCGCTCGACCACCGAGGGGGCTGCTCGACCACCGAGTGGCCGCGCGACCTCCGAGTCTGGATCCTCCCGGCATTGTGCCGACCGTCCGCCACAATGTCGCGGGTGACCCCCGGAACCTGGAGCCGACGCGGCGAGACCGCCGCCGTGTGGCCGGGCCGCACCTGGCCGCTCGGGGCCGACCACGGCGAGGAGGCCACCAACTTCGCGGTGCGCGCGCCGGAGGCGAGCCGGGTCTGGGTCTGCCTGTTCGA
This genomic window from Nocardioides cynanchi contains:
- a CDS encoding enoyl-CoA hydratase/isomerase family protein, whose product is MAEFVRLEVDGGVATLRLDRPKMNALNAQMQEEIRAAATEAAARDDVKAVVVYGGERVFAAGADVKEMAEMSYVDMVERSGKLQSAFSSVAAIPKPVVAAVTGYALGGGCELALCADVRFAADDAVLGQPEILLGIIPGAGGTQRLTRLVGPSRAKDIIFTGRFVKAEEALAIGLVDRVVPATSVYDEAVAWARQFTGAATYALRAAKETIDTGLEVDLPTGLAIERQQFAALFATDDRRIGMTSFVEQGPGKAAFTGR